One Candidatus Desulfatibia profunda DNA window includes the following coding sequences:
- a CDS encoding CHAT domain-containing protein, translating into MSRIKAGDELMGFPRAFIYAGVPAVVATLWNVSDEATAILMDDFYRNLKVSDKAEALRSAQLKLLKNPGSRNAYYWAAFYLTGDFR; encoded by the coding sequence ATGAGCCGCATAAAAGCTGGAGACGAACTTATGGGGTTTCCAAGGGCATTTATATATGCCGGCGTACCGGCTGTTGTCGCAACTCTGTGGAATGTGAGTGATGAAGCCACAGCTATTCTTATGGACGATTTTTATCGAAACCTAAAAGTTTCGGACAAGGCAGAAGCCCTGAGATCGGCACAGCTAAAACTGCTGAAAAACCCTGGAAGTCGAAATGCTTATTACTGGGCGGCATTTTATTTAACTGGAGATTTTAGGTAA